TGAAGCCCCAGTGGGAACCGTTCCTGAAGGATATGGAAAAGTCACTGGGCATAAAAGTGAACGCCTTCTTCGCCCCGGACTACGCCGGGATCATTCAGGGGATGCGCTTTAACAAAGTCGATATCGCCTGGTACGGCAACCTCTCAGCGATGGAAGCGGTGGATCGCGCCAACGGTCAGGTCTTCGCCCAGACGGTCGCCGCCGATGGATCGCCCGGCTACTGGAGCGTGCTGATCGTCAACAAAGACAGTCCGATCAACAACCTGAACGATCTGATCGCCAAACGTAAGGATCTGACCTTCGGTAACGGCGATCCCAATTCCACGTCAGGCTTCCTCGTCCCCGGTTACTACGTCTTCGCCAAAAACAACATCGCCGCCAGCGACTTCAAACGCACCGTCAACGCCGGACACGAAACCAACGCGCTGGCCGTCGCCAATAAGCAGGTGGATGTCGCCACCAACAACACCGAAAACCTCGACAAGCTGAAAACCTCCGCGCCGGAAAAGCTGAACGCGCTGAAGGTTATCTGGAAGTCGCCGCTGATCCCGGGCGATCCGATCGTCTGGCGTAAGAATCTCTCCGAAACCACCAAGGACAAGGTGTACGACTTCTTCATGAATTACGGCAAAACGCCGGAAGAGAAAACCACCCTGGAACGCCTGGGCTGGGCGCCGTTCCGCGCCTCCAGCGATCTGCAACTGGTGCCGATTCGCCAGCTGGCGCTGTTTAAAGAGATGCAGGGCGTGAAGGACAACAAAGGACTGAACGAGGAAGAGAAAACCAGCAAAACCTCGGCGCTTAAGGCGCAGCTGGATGACCTCGACCGTCTGACCGCCGCGCTGGGTGCGATGACCAGCGTGAATAAAGCGGTGCAGTAACAGATTGCCCGGTGGCGCGACGCTTACCGGGCCTACACACGTAGGCCGGATAAGGCGGAGCCGCCATCCGGCAAGACAGAACAACGGAGCCAAATATGCAAACCATCACCGTCGCCCCGCCTAAGCGTAGCTGGTTCTCTCTGCTGAGCTGGGCCATCCTGCTCGCCGTGCTGGTTGTCTCGTGGAAGGGCGCTGAAATGGCCCCGCTCACGCTGATCGAAGATTCCGGCAATATGGCGACCTTCGCCGCCGACTTCTTCCCGCCGGACTTCAGCCAGTGGCAGGACTATCTCGGCGAAATGGCCGTCACCCTGCAAATCGCCGTCTGGGGTACCGCCCTCGCCGTCGTCCTCTCGATTCCTTTCGGCCTGATGTGCGCCGACAACCTCGTGCCCTGGTGGATTTACCAGCCGATGCGTAGAGCGATGGACGCCTGTCGCGCCATCAACGAAATGGTCTTCGCCATGCTGTTCGTGGTCGCCGTCGGTCTCGGTCCGTTCGCCGGAGTGATGGCCCTGTTTATCCACACCACCGGGGTGCTCTCCAAGCTGCTTTCCGAAGCGGTAGAAGCCATTGAACCGGGACCGGTAGAAGGCATTCGCGCCACTGGTGCCAACAAAATTGAAGAGATCCTCTACGGCGTTCTGCCCCAGGTGATGCCACTACTTATCTCCTATTCGCTGTACCGCTTTGAGTCCAACGTCCGCTCCGCCACGGTGGTCGGAATGGTCGGCGCAGGCGGTATCGGCGTCACGCTGTGGGAGGCGATTCGCGGTTTTCAGTTTCAGCAAACCTGCGCCCTGATGGTGTTGATCATCGTCACCGTCAGCCTGCTGGATTTCCTCTCCCAGCGTTTGCGTAAGCACTTCATCTGATCAGCGAGGCATTGATTGCTATGCACTTGTCTACACATCCGACCAGTTATCCGACGCGTTATCAGGAAATTGCCGCGAGACTTGAGCAGGAGCTTCGTCAACATTACCGCTGCGGCGACTACCTTCCGGCGGAGCATCAGCTTGCCGCCCGCTTTGAGGTGAACCGCCACACCCTGCGCCGCGCCATCGACCAACTGGTGGAGAAAGGCTGGGTACAGCGTCGTCAGGGCGTCGGCGTGCTGGTGCTGATGCGCCCGTTCGATTACCCACTCAATGCCCAGGCACGTTTCAGCCAGAATCTGCTGGATCAGGGCAGCCATCCCACCAGCGAAAAACTGCTGGCGGTGCTGCGCCCAGCCTCCAGTCATATTGCCGACGCGCTGAGCGTCAACGAGGGCGACAACGTCATCCACCTGCGCACCCTGCGTCGGGTGAACGGCATCGCCCTGTGTCTGATTGACCATTACTTTTCCGACCTCACTCTCTGGCCGCTATTGCAGAATTTTAGCAGCGGTTCGCTGCACGACTATCTGCGCGAGCACGCGGGTCTGGCGCTGCAACGCACGCAAACGCGCATCAGCGCCCGCCGAGCGCAGGCCAAAGAGAGCAAGGTGCTTGAAATCCCCAATATGGCGCCGCTGCTGTGCGTGCGCACCCTGAACCACCGTGAAGGCGAAGCACAGGCAACGGAATACTCCGTCAGCCTGACCCGCGCCGACATGATCGAATTCACCATGGAGCACTGAATGCACTTTGATATCGCCACCCGCCAGCGCTGGATGCGCGTGCTGGCTTACAGCAACGCCGAGGCACTGAACGCGCGCATCAAGACGCTGAAGTTGACGCCGGAATATCAACTGATCCGCGCCCCGGAAACCGGACTGATGCAGATTCAGGCGCGGATGGGCGGCACCGGCAACCGCTTCTTCGCCGGAGACACCACCCTTACCCGTGCGGTGGTTCGCCTTGCCAGCGGCACGCTGGGCTACAGCTATCTGCTGGGGCGCAACAAACACCACGCCGAGCAGTGTGCCGTGATCGACGCGCTGCTGCAGGAACAGACGCATTTCCAGAACCTAATGGAAACCTTAATTGCCCCGCTGGAAGCGGAACGCGACGCCCTGATTAGCGCTCGCCGTGCCGACGTCAACGCCAGCCGGGTCGACTTCTTCACGCTGGTACGCGGAGACAACGCATGACACGATCTACGGCACTACTGACCGCTTTTAACTTACCCGTCCAGGACGCACAACAGAGCTTTCGCCGCCTGCTAAAAGCAATGAGCGAACCCGGCGTTATTGTTGCCCTGCATCAACTGAAACACGGCTGGCAGCCGCTGAATCTCGCCACCACCAGCGTGCTGCTGACGCTGGTCGACGGCGACACGCCGGTCTGGCTGGCCCCTTCCATGAACAATGATATCGCCAGTCAGAATCTGCGCTTTCACACCAACGCAACCCTGGTGGAACAACCGCAACGGGCGACCTTTGCCGTCGCCGACGAGCGCATCAGCAGCGAGCAGCTTAACGCCCTCTCCGCCGGTTCTGCCGTGGCACCGGAGACCAGCGCCACCCTTATCGTACAGGTCGCCAGCTTAAGCGGCGGACGTATGCTGCGCCTCACCGGCGCGGGCATCGCAGAAGAGCGCATGATCGCGCCACAGCTGCCGGACTGCCTGATCCACGAGCTCACCGAGCGCCCGCATCCTTTCCCGCTGGGGGTCGATCTGATCCTCACCTGCGGCGACCGGCTGCTGGCTATCCCACGAACCACCCATGTGGAGGTGTGCTGATGTACGTCGCCGTTAAAGGGGGCGAAAAGGCAATAGCCAACGCCCACGCGCTGCAGGAGAACCGACGCCGGGGCGACAGCACGATTGCCGAACTGAGCGTGGCGCAAATCGAACAGCAGATGAATCTCGCTGTCGACAGGGTGATGACCGAAGGCGGTATCGCTGACCGCGAACTGGCGGCGCTGGCGCTGAAACAGGCCAGCGGTGACAACGTCGAAGCGATCTTCCTGCTGCGCGCTTACCGCACGACTCTGGCGAAGCTGGCGGTTAGCGAACCACTGGATACCGCCGGGATGCGTCTGGAACGCCGTATCTCCGCCGTTTACAAGGACATTCCCGGCGGGCAGTTGCTGGGGCCAACCTACGACTACACCCATCGCCTGCTCGATTTTACGCTGCTGGCCAATGGAGAGACGCCGCCGCTGCGTCCCGCAGAAAATACGCAGGAACCAGCCCCGCACGTCTTTTCACTGCTGGCCAGGCAGGGTCTGGCGAAGCGCGAAGAAGATAATGGCGCTCAACCTGACGACATCACCCGCACGCCGCCGGTTTACCCCTGTTCACGTCCCTCGCGCCTGCAACAGCTGATGCGCGGCGACGAAGGCTACCTGCTGGCGCTGGCCTATTCCACCCAGCGTGGCTACGGACGCAACCACCCGTTTGCCGCCGAGATCCGCAGTGGCTACGTCGCGCTGGAAACAGTGCCGGAAGAGCTGGGATTTGCGGTGAACATCGGCGAACTGCTGATGACTGAATGTGAAATGGTCAACGGCTTTGTCGCGCCGGAAAATGAAGCGCCACATTTTACCCGCGGCTACGGACTGGTGTTCGGCATGAGCGAACGCAAAGCGATGGCGATGGCGCTGGTGGACCGCGCCCTACAGGCACCCGACTACGATGAAACGGTCACCGGACCGGCGCAGGACGAGGAGTTCGTGCTGGCGCATGCGGATAACGTCGAGGCGGCGGGGTTTGTTTCGCACCTCAAACTTCCCCATTACGTCGATTTCCAGGCCGAACTGGAACTGCTCAAACGCCTGCAACAGGAGGCCGCCCGTGACCACTAACCTCTCCGGCTACAACTTTGCTTATCTGGATGAGCAGACCAAACGCATGATCCGCCGCGCCATTTTGAAAGCGGTGGCGATTCCAGGCTATCAGGTGCCGTTTGGCGGCCGTGAAATGCCGATGCCTTACGGTTGGGGCACCGGCGGCATCCAGTTGACCGCCAGCGTGATTGGCGAACCGGACGTGCTGAAAGTGATTGATCAGGGTGCGGATGACACCACCAACGCGGTGTCGATCCGCAACTTCTTCAGGCGCGTCACCGGGGTGAATACCACCGAGCGTACCGAAGACGCTACGCTGATCCAGACCCGTCACCGGATCCCGGAAACCCCACTGGTGGAAGATCAGATCCTGATCTTTCAGGTACCGATCCCAGAGCCACTGCGCTTTATCGAACCGCGCGAAACGGAAACCCGCACCATGCACGCGCTGGAAGAGTACGGCGTCATGCAGGTGAAGCTGTATGAAGATATCGCCCGCTTCGGCCACATCGCCACCACTTACGCCTACCCGGTGAAGGTCAACGGCCGCTACGTGATGGACCCCTCGCCAATCCCGAAATTCGATAACCCGAAGATGGACAGGATGCCCGCC
This Citrobacter enshiensis DNA region includes the following protein-coding sequences:
- the phnF gene encoding phosphonate metabolism transcriptional regulator PhnF; its protein translation is MHLSTHPTSYPTRYQEIAARLEQELRQHYRCGDYLPAEHQLAARFEVNRHTLRRAIDQLVEKGWVQRRQGVGVLVLMRPFDYPLNAQARFSQNLLDQGSHPTSEKLLAVLRPASSHIADALSVNEGDNVIHLRTLRRVNGIALCLIDHYFSDLTLWPLLQNFSSGSLHDYLREHAGLALQRTQTRISARRAQAKESKVLEIPNMAPLLCVRTLNHREGEAQATEYSVSLTRADMIEFTMEH
- the phnG gene encoding phosphonate C-P lyase system protein PhnG is translated as MHFDIATRQRWMRVLAYSNAEALNARIKTLKLTPEYQLIRAPETGLMQIQARMGGTGNRFFAGDTTLTRAVVRLASGTLGYSYLLGRNKHHAEQCAVIDALLQEQTHFQNLMETLIAPLEAERDALISARRADVNASRVDFFTLVRGDNA
- the phnJ gene encoding alpha-D-ribose 1-methylphosphonate 5-phosphate C-P-lyase PhnJ, whose product is MIRRAILKAVAIPGYQVPFGGREMPMPYGWGTGGIQLTASVIGEPDVLKVIDQGADDTTNAVSIRNFFRRVTGVNTTERTEDATLIQTRHRIPETPLVEDQILIFQVPIPEPLRFIEPRETETRTMHALEEYGVMQVKLYEDIARFGHIATTYAYPVKVNGRYVMDPSPIPKFDNPKMDRMPALQLFGAGREKRIYAVPPYTRVESLDFDDHPFTVQTWDEPCAICGSTHSYLDEVVLDDTGKRMFVCSDTDYCRQQSEALSQ
- a CDS encoding carbon-phosphorus lyase complex subunit PhnI, yielding MYVAVKGGEKAIANAHALQENRRRGDSTIAELSVAQIEQQMNLAVDRVMTEGGIADRELAALALKQASGDNVEAIFLLRAYRTTLAKLAVSEPLDTAGMRLERRISAVYKDIPGGQLLGPTYDYTHRLLDFTLLANGETPPLRPAENTQEPAPHVFSLLARQGLAKREEDNGAQPDDITRTPPVYPCSRPSRLQQLMRGDEGYLLALAYSTQRGYGRNHPFAAEIRSGYVALETVPEELGFAVNIGELLMTECEMVNGFVAPENEAPHFTRGYGLVFGMSERKAMAMALVDRALQAPDYDETVTGPAQDEEFVLAHADNVEAAGFVSHLKLPHYVDFQAELELLKRLQQEAARDH
- the phnH gene encoding phosphonate C-P lyase system protein PhnH, which codes for MTRSTALLTAFNLPVQDAQQSFRRLLKAMSEPGVIVALHQLKHGWQPLNLATTSVLLTLVDGDTPVWLAPSMNNDIASQNLRFHTNATLVEQPQRATFAVADERISSEQLNALSAGSAVAPETSATLIVQVASLSGGRMLRLTGAGIAEERMIAPQLPDCLIHELTERPHPFPLGVDLILTCGDRLLAIPRTTHVEVC
- the phnE gene encoding phosphonate ABC transporter, permease protein PhnE yields the protein MQTITVAPPKRSWFSLLSWAILLAVLVVSWKGAEMAPLTLIEDSGNMATFAADFFPPDFSQWQDYLGEMAVTLQIAVWGTALAVVLSIPFGLMCADNLVPWWIYQPMRRAMDACRAINEMVFAMLFVVAVGLGPFAGVMALFIHTTGVLSKLLSEAVEAIEPGPVEGIRATGANKIEEILYGVLPQVMPLLISYSLYRFESNVRSATVVGMVGAGGIGVTLWEAIRGFQFQQTCALMVLIIVTVSLLDFLSQRLRKHFI
- the phnD gene encoding phosphonate ABC transporter substrate-binding protein, which encodes MSYKAVAALAFTSMFSISTLLSPAHAEEQEKALNFGIISTESQQNLKPQWEPFLKDMEKSLGIKVNAFFAPDYAGIIQGMRFNKVDIAWYGNLSAMEAVDRANGQVFAQTVAADGSPGYWSVLIVNKDSPINNLNDLIAKRKDLTFGNGDPNSTSGFLVPGYYVFAKNNIAASDFKRTVNAGHETNALAVANKQVDVATNNTENLDKLKTSAPEKLNALKVIWKSPLIPGDPIVWRKNLSETTKDKVYDFFMNYGKTPEEKTTLERLGWAPFRASSDLQLVPIRQLALFKEMQGVKDNKGLNEEEKTSKTSALKAQLDDLDRLTAALGAMTSVNKAVQ